The DNA sequence GGGGGCGGGTCTGGTGATGTGGCGATCGCCGATTGGCTGATCACTGCACCATTCACTTTAAAgccctgtccggatttcctaatttggccTCCTGAAAACCCtggaggtggcaaccctagctgggaagggaaatcatgtaattttttgtcacaaaacaaagaagtaaagaacgtttttttccactttttcccttcctgaccctaatttgcatatgcaaattaggattcctattcggttcagtattcggctgaatctttcatgaagtattTGGCTAAATCCCATATAGTGGATATGATGCATCcctatgaagtagagagtgatatttgagacaatttgctatggTGTTTGtttgagcagctctccagcagATATATGGTTACTAGGATCCacgttaccctagcaacaagcCAGTGGTGAGAATGAGAgaatgcaatataaataggagagaggaGCTGTAATAGCaattaacaataacattgtacatatctcccaacattttggaaataaaaagaggggcaaaaaatttgctgcacgtATCGCGGCAAAATATTCttaaccacgcccatttttgtgggcacacccactaattaccatgttcattttacaaaatttggcaggttatgaaagtttgaacatatttctgttttctttttccagttatttcagttttgctaatgaagatgaattgccctttaagctgtgagtctaacttctcccaagggacctgttatcttatattgttacaattacttatttgcttgtctcaaaattgttacaaaagtgtcttatctgcagctgtggctctctgccaaaagccaattgagttagagactttgtttctttttctggctgttcagtgcagagaaaaatgggacattcccgtacaaatgagggactgcaggttgagctgtcaaaagcgggactgtccttctaaaaacgggacagttgggaggtatgatgtttTATCCTCACAGAGGCTACAGGGTCCCCTATTGGAAAGATtatgaagaaggtaaataataaaaaagtagaccaattgaaaggttgctaatAAATGACCATTCAGCTTCCATTCAAGCTacagtttagtatgttatagaatggctaattctaagcaccttttcagttggtcttcattttcaattttttatagtttaattatttgccttcttcttcttctgactctttccagcttccaaatagggggtcactgaccccatgtaaaaaacaaatgctctgtaaggctacaaatgtattgttattgttactttttatttctcctctttctattcaggcctctcctattcatattccagtctactattcaaatcaatgcatggttactaggggaattttcacccttagcaaccatgactaatatgaataagagactggaatatgaataggagaggcctgaatagaaagaggagtaataaaaagtagcaataaaaagaataagaaggcaaatagttccaaattataaaaaataaataatgaagaccaactaaaaagttgcttagaattagccattctataacatacaaatggcctgtagatgtcactgtgcttagacttatactgtgcttagacatacttcctgacagcttaaaagtgaaagttactgttgtgtaatggctgcatgagtctgctaataaagctctgttatactctactcatcctctgctacccAAACAGAACACTTACTAAAATTGAATTTACAGGTGAACCTCCCATTTAATACAAACCAACTGTATGATAAAGCCTGGCATCTCTGCTTCCCTGTCACTCTCCAGCCAATCACACTGCTCCCTGTCCAGCACCCTCCAACCAAGCACACTGCTCCCTATCCAGCACCCTCCAACCAATCACACTGCTCCCTATCCAGCACCCTCCAACCAATCACACTGCTCCCTATCCAGCACCCTCCAACCAATCGCACTGCTCCCTGTCCAGCACCCTCCAACCAAGCACACTGCTCCCTATCCAGCACCCTCCAACCAAGCACACTGCTCCCTATCCAGCACCCTCCAACCAATCACACTGCTCCCTGTCCAGCACCCTCCAACCAATCGCACTGCTCCCTGTCCAACACCCTCCAACCAAGCACACTGCTCCCTATCCAGCACCCTCCAACCAATCACACTGCTCCCTGTCCAGCACCCTCCAACCAATCACACTGCTCCCTGTCCAGCACCCTCCAACCAATCACACTGCTCCCTATCCAGCACCCTCCAACCAATCAGTTTGTATGACAACCATGATGTCACCTGAGAAGAGTGAATAGCTGCCATTAGCCCCGCCCCGTGCAGCATCTCCAGCTTGTCGGGAACACCAGGTAATTATGTGCCGCTGAGTAAAGAGCGGAGCCAGACGTTACCATGGCTGTGAGGGAAGCATCACGTGACACACACATCAGCATGGCGGTGAGGGAAGCATCACGTGACACACACGTCAGCGCTGCTACACAAATACCCCTGTAATAAGATCACTGCGCGGTACAAATACCGAGCAATGAGTGAAGGGAGATGGAAGTAAGACGGAGGGAGGTGTGGGCAGGAAAAAGGGTAAACTGGTGTCGGGCTCACGTGCACCTGCTCAGTGACGCAACACACAGACAAGTGCTAGAGGTATAAGCTGCCCACCAAGAAAATGGCCGCGCTCCCTTCATCCGTTGCTGTCCTGTGAAACACAACCTGATTTATTTGTCTTTAGCGCTCGGTCGAACCACAACTCGGGCGTATGATAAACATGACAAATGACAGTGTCGTTTCTTTTCTGTCTGTCCTACAACTCAGTGCGAGTCACTCTCTTTCCGGCTAAGTGAAAGGGGACTTCCGGCTCCTCCTCCTTACTTCCTGCTTCAACATTTCCATGTTTGTAGCGATCTATAGACATTTCTCTCCCTGTTTGTTTTCTTCGTCTCACATTTATGCGCCTTCTATAGGCTTTTTATACCCAGTCTGCAGAGAACCGGGAGACTTTGATACTCACTGAGGAACCGACTGGTTATTGTGTCCTGTAactccctgtaactccctgcaacccTCTTCTCCTGTGTCCCTGACATTCCCATCCCCTGTACTCACATCTCCAGCCTCATCTACTGGGTAAGtcattttccctcctcctcctcctcctgtactgtctgtgggactggggcttaatcctgctgcagggactgatagagaggggagactgggggttaatcctgctgcagggactgatagagaggggagactgggggttaatcctgctgcagggactgatagagaggggagactgggggttaatcctgctgcagggactgatagagaggggagactgggggttaatcctgctgcaggactgatagagagggagactgggggttaatcctgctgcagggactgatagagaggggggactgggggttaatcctgctgcagggactgatagagaggggagactggggcttaatcctgctgcagggactgatagagaggggagactgggggttaatcctgctgcagggactgatagagaggggagactggggcttaatcctgctgcagggactgatagagaggggaggactgggggttaatcctgctgcagggactgatagagaggggagactgggggttaatcctgctgcagggactgatagagaggggagactgggggttaatcctgctgcagggactgatagagaggggagactgggggttaatcctgctgcagggactgatagagagggggagactggggttaatcctgctgcagggactgatagagaggggagactgggggttaatcctgctgcagggactgatagagaggggagactgggggttaatcctgctgcagggactgatagagaggggagactgggggttaatcctgctgcagggactgatagagaggggagactgggggtttaatcctgctgcagggactgatagagagggggagactgggggttaatcctgctgcaggactgatagagagggagactgggggttaatcctgctgcagggactgatagagaggggagactggggggttAATCtgctgctgcagggactgatagagaggagagactggggcttaatcctgctgtagggactgatagagaggggagactgggggttaatcctgctgcagggactgatagagaggggagactgggggttaatcctgctgcagggactgatagagaggggagactgggggttaatcctgctgcagggactgatagagtgGGGACAGGGGCAGTCCTGGACATTTTGTCACCTGAGGCAGCCTtccttttgccccccccccctccccacgtcactcaccttttcagcgccGGAGGGGGTCAGGGGCGGTCCACATCACACTTGACGGGGTCGGGGGGGGGGTCAGTCCATGTGCAGAGattgcaattgcgctctctgcactagaagagctgaatttctgggttgaaaaacggaaattcggctgttaGTTACCAGGaatggcatttttgccgcccctggcaaccagggggcgctgctgcctgaggcgagtttctcaacttgccgcATTGTTGCAGCGCCCCTGagaggggagactgtgggactGGGGTGAATACTAATGTATATTGTAGAGTTTATACAGAGGGGACACATTaccataaattataaataaatatcacaaaaaGTATCTGTATTATGGGGTTGATTTACTGTAAAACCGTCGCTGGAGCTTCAAACCAGAGGTTACTAACACTCTCCCCTGAAAAGAATGGGGTGTAATAGACACACCTCTGTGCCACAATAAGAATAAGTGGAGCTGTATCTCAGGTATAAGACATTAGATTGCATACGATTGTGTATAGTAGTACAGACACATGGGCCACTAATTGTGTGTATTGTACAAACTGTCAGATATTCATTCCTTTTTGGGCAGGTGTTAGAGATGCCGTTCCCCAGTGCCACATTAGGAGCTGTGCCCCGGGCTCACAATCTCCTGCCGCTGTTAAAGATGGAAGAGAATGCGGCTCCAGTGACTGGTGAGTAGATTTTCTGGAGTTCAGGGATCTCATTGCTTCAAGTTGTGCTGAACTGTATTTCCAGTACTCGTGCCCATCTCTACCCTTTGCTGCAGGCGTCAGTTTCTAACCAAATACAGAGGCTTTTCCGAAGCTTCAAGTAACTATATCATGTGGAAAGCCGTGGATACTACTAATAAATTCATGTTACTGGGCTGTACGGATTAGTAACCTGACTTTACATAACACTGTGTTGTAGGATCCCCAGAGCCacaaatattacagataaaaatagaGAAAGAAGAACTGGACTCTGAAGATCATCAGAATCCCATGGAAAACTCGTCAGTCCCACTGATTAATGGGAGTAAGTAGCCAGGGAATCCGTGTGTGACATGAATCTATATCTATGTGTGTCTGTAGTCACTGATACTTCATTGTTGGAATGCAGATCTGGAACTGGGGTCCATATTGTCACCTCCATTGTTCAGAGTTGGGCGCTGGGCTGGGGTTGAACTTACACATTTATGTActtgcactttaaaggggttatgtacctttaaattgactcttcgtatgatgtagagagggatattctgacaccatttgcaattagttttcttttttttttattatttgtgggttttgagttatttagctttttattcagcagctctccagtttgtaatttcagcaatctggttgctagggtcccaattcccctagcaaccatgcattgatttgaataagagactggaatatgaataggagaggtctgaatagaaagaggagtaataaaaagtagcgataactataaatgtgtagccttacagagcatttgtttttcaaatgacccccatttgaaagctggaaagagtcagaagaaggcaaatatttcaaaaactataaaaaatgaaggccaattagaaagttgcttagaattagtcattctattacatactgaaAGGTGACTCACCCCTTTAACAAGGAATTCCTTGCACCTCTGTATTCAGCAATAGAGAGTTACAGTCTCACTATATCCCTGGCACATGAGCAGCCACAGTGAGCCAACAGCCTCCCTTTATTTCATTCCATCTGAAATGCCGTGTACAGGAACCCGCTGCAGACTTATCACTTAATGACATACTGGGATCCTTTTTTAATAAACACGCTAAATATAATACAATGTATAGTGAATAACGTGACCCCTGATATAAAGATATTCACAGAgcagttccatgaccaaataaaaagacaaggctgatggggtactttatttagtataatatgcaggttttagtgagtcgtgtgtCAAAAATGATATcatccgtttataactgatgacatcactactcaccgtttataactgatgacatcactactcaccgtttataactgatgacatcactactcacgtttataactgatgacatcactactcacccttTATGACTaataacatcactactcaccgtttatgactaatgacatcactactcaccgtttatgactaatgacatcactactcactgtttttAACTGATGATGTCACTACTCACCCTTTATGactaatgacatcactgctcaccgtttatgactaatgacatcactactcaccgtttataactgatgacatcactactcaccctttatgactaatgacatcactagtcaccgtttataactgatgacatcactagtcaccgtttacaactgatgacattaatagtcaccgtttataactgatgacatcactactcaccgtttataactgatgacatcactactcaccgtttataaggatataatttacaagacattcatggcttttgtcaaatatatcatatatatatatatatatatctcctcaGGTTAGAGTAGAGGTTGACAATTCATGTGTCTATATAGTGTATAAATACAATGGTTATTTTGCATTGCTTCAGCTCAAGTTGCCCATACATCAGTCAAGTGGCTTCTAGAAAAGCATTGAGTGTCGAGTGCAGCAGGTTAAGGGGTTATTATACCCAGAAaaaagccccagaccttcagctcagggaggcaaataATATAGAAATAGATAATGAATGGCTGacacataccagaccacactccgtAAGTTGAAgttgtaaaaagtatttattgagcaaaaaacatcagagcaaagccttacgcgtttcaagctttagggacacttagtcataagtATGTGGTGTGGTATGTGGCAGCTCTTCATTATCTATTTCTATACGTCAGTCAAGTCTCTAATTTATTGACAGATACTGTACAACTGGCCAAACACAGATAGTCACATCCTATAGCCAACGGCACAAATAGGATAAAATCAAAAGAGGTGACAAGGAACTGCCTCTTCTCTTCTTGCTCATTTGCCGATGCTCCTGTCCTGCACAACTGTGATATAAATACCCACAATCAGCCAAGATTCCTGGCCCAGCTGGGCCTACGTGGCAAGTTTACCCCAATGTCTTCCATTCTCATTGATACGCCAGCCACAGACAATCTTTACAGCAGTGTAGTCAATGAACTATTCAGATATACAATATTTGATCCTGTTCTGTCCCTTCAGACACagactctgcgtttgaattattGATATTTGTATGTCTGGAATCCCGGCCCTAGTGCAATATAGTCTTCTATTGGTTGCCTGACAGGAAATAGAAATAGTCAGCTGAGTACCAGGAAATCGTTTCCCCCATGTAAGGATAAAAAGCTACATTAAAGCAATTAACATTGATTACTGATCCCATGATTTACTCTATCGGAAATTGCAAATCTCTCCTTTATTCTAATACTTTTCTTTCTTCACTAACTAATCTTGTGTGACATTTATTGGCAGGCTCCTCAGTTGGACAAATGAAAATATCACAGACAACAAAGAGAGACTCTTCTCTTCCCCGAATGAAAAGCACTACAGCTATGCTTACTGATTCCTGTAAGTACCCCCAGATTCTGTCTGCAACACTGgcctggagtttaggggtctcactgcttgtgtctgtgggtcagtaacactggagtttaggggtctcactgcttgtgtctgtggctcagtaacactggagtttaggggtctcactgcttgtgtctgtgggtcagtaacactggagtttaggggtctcactgcttgtgtctgggtcagtaacactggagtttaggggtctcactgcttgtgtctgtgggtcagtaacactggagttgaggggtctcactgcttgtgtctgtggctcagtaacactggagtttaggggtctcactgcttgtgtctgtgggtcagtaacactggagtttaggggtctcactgcttgtgtctgtgggtcagtaacactggagtttaggggtctcactgcttgtgtctgggtcagtaacactggagtttaggggtctcactgcttgtgtctgtgggtcagtaacactggagtttaggggtctcactgcttgtgtctgtgggtcagtaacactggagttgaggggtctcactgcttgtgtctgtgggtcagtaacactggagtttaggggtctcactgcttgtgtctgtgggtcagtaacactggagtttaggggtctcactgcttgttgtctgtggctcagtaacactggagtttaggggtctcactgcttgtgtctgtggctcagtaacactggagtttaggggtctcactgcttgtgtctgtgggtcagtaacactggagtttaggggtctcactgcttgtgtctgtgggtcagtaacactggagtttaggggtctcactgcttgtgtctgtgggtcagtaacactggagtttaggggtctcactgcttgtgtctgtgggtcagtaacactggagtttaggggtctcactgcttgtggctgtggctcagtaacactggagtttaggggtctcactgcttgtgtctgtggctcagtaacactggagtttaggggtctcactgcttgtgtctgtggctcagtaacactggagtttaggggtctcactgcttgtgtctgtgggtcagtaacactggagtttaggggtctcactgcttgtgtctgtgggtcagtaacactggagtttaggggtctcactgcttgtgtctgtgggtcagtaacactggagtttaggggtctcactgcttgtgtctgtggctcagtaacactggagtttaggggtctcactgcttgtgtctgtgggtcagtaacactggagtttaggggtctcactgcttgtgtctgtgggtcagtaacactggagtttaggggtctcactgcttgtgtctgtgggtcagtaacactggagtttaggggtctcactgcttgtgtctgtggggtcagtaacactggagtttaggggtctcactgcttgtgtctgtgggtcagtaacactggagtttaggggtctcactgcttgtgtctgtgggtcagtaacactggagtttaggggtctcactgcttgtgtctgtgggtcagtaacactggagtttaggggtctcactgcttgtgtctgtgggtcagtaacactggagtttaggggtctcactgcttgtggctgtggctcagtaacactggagtttaggggtctcactgcttgtggctgtggctcagtaacactggagtttaggggtctcactgcttgtgtctgtggctcagtaacactggagtttaggggtctcactgcttgtgtctgtggctcagtaacactggagtttaggggtctcactgcttgtgtctgtgggtcagtaacactggagtttaggggtctcactgcttgtgtctgtgggtcagtaacactggagtttaggggtctcactgcttgtgtctgtgggtcagtaacactggagtttaggggtctcactgcttgtgtctgtggctcagtaacactggagtttaggggtctcactgcttgtgtctgtgggtcagtaacactggagtttgggggtctcactgcttgtgtctgtgggtcagtaacactggagtttaggggtctcactgcttgtgtctgtgggtcagtaacactggagtttaggggtctcactgcttgtgtctgtgggtcagtaacacggggctggagtttaggggtctcctGTTAACCTATAGAAAGATGTTATTCTTTGTATAAAGACCCACTTTTAGATCTGATTATTCTATGGGAAATCACAGACAATACAAAGACATACAAAGATGATCGCCTTGGAACATTGTGAGTCACTCCAGGTTTCTTGTAGTCGTGCTGCTGCAAATCCTCCAGTAAATGCCGTAACTTTTTTCCTAAGTGGCAGTTTTGGCATTTCTCTGCCCAGATCGTCTGATTGATCTTGTGGAGGAGAGGCCAGGTCTGTATATGACTGAATCACCAGCTTATCATAACAAGTACACCAGGAGAAAACTGTGGGATGAGGTGGCAGCAAATCTTATAGATCGATGGGAGAACCTCACTGATCAAGAAAAGAatataaagggtaagtaaaatgtgTGATGCACGGCTGagatttattgttactttgtttGTAAGAGGAGACGAGCaccaaagtgactaacgttataTGGGAGTCATTTATTGTGCTTTGTTGTAAAAGTTGGTCTGTGACATCTCCCCAATTTAAATTTGTTAGTCAGGTATGGGATTTATcctccagaatggttgggacctggccaccttttaaagggattcggtcatgatttttatggtgtcattttatttctaaatgacactgtttacactgcaaataattcactgtacaatataaaatgtcattcctgaaccagcaagtgtatttagttgtaatattggtgtgtaggtgcatctcaggtcattttgcctggtcatgtgatttcagaaagagccagcactttaaaatggaactgctttctggcaggctgttgtttctcctactcaatgtaactgaatgtgtctcagtgggacctggattttactattgagtgttgttcttagatctaccaggcagctgttatcttgtgttagggagctgctatctggttaccttcccattgttctgttgtttggctgctgggggggaaagggaggggggtgatatcactccaacttgcagtgcagcagtaaagagtgattgaagtttatcagagcacaagtcacatgaccaggggcagctgggaaattgacaaaatgtctagccccatgtcagatttcaaaattgaatataaaaatctgtttgctcttttgagaaatggatttcagtgcagaattctgctggagcagctctattaactgatgtgttttcccatgaccgtatccctttaagtcagagctttccagataagagatcccatgccTGCTTTGGTTTTGCAATATAAAACGACTTTACATTTTTGTGACTTCTTTGCCCCCTCAGCGAAGGAAATCCAGCTGAAATGGAAGCACATAAAGGACTGTTACCGCAGGGAGCTGAAGAGACAGAGAAACGAGGGGCGCGGTGGTTCCTCTCAGCCCAAgaggaagaaatacatttatgCAGATATGCTGACATTCCTTAATCCCTGCTTTGCTAAAAGGTCGTAAGTAGGAGCCCCTGCATTTCACACTCACTCCTCTTTCTGTTTGTTGTGTATGACCTTGGCACTGCTCCCTAACCACACACTGCACTTTGCTTTCCTCTCATGTATCTGTTGCTTTAAGAGCAAGCAAAGGTACAATCACTGGAGGTTGCGCCCCTAGAGATTCTAGTTACTTCTCGAttgtctgctgctgctgctcttctTCTTCACACAATGCTCCAGCCCAGGAGACTGCTGAACACTGCACCTTCATTTACTTACACACCTCTCTCCATCCTCTATTAGTTTGGGGGCACAAGTTTGTTAATAGAGTTGAGAGCATCAAATATATCAAAAATATCCTTGTTTGAGGGGTTCTCAATCAGCTGCGGCATTTCCACTCCTAAAGGTTACATAGTGACATAATATGTAACATagcaagtaacatagtaacataattagtaacatagttacatagtaagtaacaaagcaagtaacatagtaacataattagtaacatagtaagtaacatagtaacataataagtaacACAGTagcatagtaagtaacatagtaacataattagTAACATAGTACCATAATAAGTAACAAAGTAGCATAGTAGGTAACAGTAACATaattagtaaaatagtaagtaacatagtaacatagtaagtaacagtaacataattagtaacatagtaagtaacagtAATTAGTaagtagcatagtaacatagtaagtaacatagtaagtaccatagtaagtaacatactaacatagtaagtaacatagtaacataataagtaacatagttacatagtaagttaggctgaaaaaagacacccgtccgtcaagttcaaccttaaaggagaaggaaaggctaaaagtaagtaagctttatcagaaaggtctatataaatacaccagtaaccctcaaagtaatgctgctctgagtcctctgtcaaaagaaacagcacatttctttcattctattgtgtactcatgggcttctgtatca is a window from the Xenopus laevis strain J_2021 chromosome 6L, Xenopus_laevis_v10.1, whole genome shotgun sequence genome containing:
- the LOC108719545 gene encoding uncharacterized protein LOC108719545 isoform X1: MAVREASRDTHISMAVLEMPFPSATLGAVPRAHNLLPLLKMEENAAPVTGSPEPQILQIKIEKEELDSEDHQNPMENSSVPLINGSSSVGQMKISQTTKRDSSLPRMKSTTAMLTDSYRLIDLVEERPGLYMTESPAYHNKYTRRKLWDEVAANLIDRWENLTDQEKNIKAKEIQLKWKHIKDCYRRELKRQRNEGRGGSSQPKRKKYIYADMLTFLNPCFAKRSSGDVWGRKLTVFEMRGGRIPGRSPVGGDSQSQPCSDTSTDRLQFPISSCGNSEVTQEEENLPGERSDASSVHMSPNCATPPRTEARGTSAPAPKRKKEEAEITPGEVKDMFHTLVNTIAGREAAKTPHPHEHLPEFLFFRGLIPSVLMIPEGQRPLMQAEVVQVINKYIPHLQPRPTPHRYPHSYSSSFTHHI
- the LOC108719545 gene encoding uncharacterized protein LOC108719545 isoform X2, translated to MAVREASRDTHISMAVLEMPFPSATLGAVPRAHNLLPLLKMEENAAPVTGSPEPQILQIKIEKEELDSEDHQNPMENSSVPLINGSSSVGQMKISQTTKRDSSLPRMKSTTAMLTDSYRLIDLVEERPGLYMTESPAYHNKYTRRKLWDEVAANLIDRWENLTDQEKNIKAKEIQLKWKHIKDCYRRELKRQRNEGRGGSSQPKRKKYIYADMLTFLNPCFAKRSGDVWGRKLTVFEMRGGRIPGRSPVGGDSQSQPCSDTSTDRLQFPISSCGNSEVTQEEENLPGERSDASSVHMSPNCATPPRTEARGTSAPAPKRKKEEAEITPGEVKDMFHTLVNTIAGREAAKTPHPHEHLPEFLFFRGLIPSVLMIPEGQRPLMQAEVVQVINKYIPHLQPRPTPHRYPHSYSSSFTHHI
- the LOC108719545 gene encoding uncharacterized protein LOC108719545 isoform X3, which produces MPFPSATLGAVPRAHNLLPLLKMEENAAPVTGSPEPQILQIKIEKEELDSEDHQNPMENSSVPLINGSSSVGQMKISQTTKRDSSLPRMKSTTAMLTDSYRLIDLVEERPGLYMTESPAYHNKYTRRKLWDEVAANLIDRWENLTDQEKNIKAKEIQLKWKHIKDCYRRELKRQRNEGRGGSSQPKRKKYIYADMLTFLNPCFAKRSSGDVWGRKLTVFEMRGGRIPGRSPVGGDSQSQPCSDTSTDRLQFPISSCGNSEVTQEEENLPGERSDASSVHMSPNCATPPRTEARGTSAPAPKRKKEEAEITPGEVKDMFHTLVNTIAGREAAKTPHPHEHLPEFLFFRGLIPSVLMIPEGQRPLMQAEVVQVINKYIPHLQPRPTPHRYPHSYSSSFTHHI